One part of the uncultured Bacteroides sp. genome encodes these proteins:
- a CDS encoding type IIL restriction-modification enzyme MmeI, protein MLDIPQKALAEMYDSDKISQDLQDAHYTIDLIVGCHNRKEPFINDEGQLEHLFKLYETM, encoded by the coding sequence GTGCTGGACATTCCGCAAAAAGCATTGGCTGAAATGTACGACTCGGATAAAATATCGCAAGATCTACAAGATGCTCATTATACTATCGATTTAATTGTAGGATGTCATAATCGCAAAGAACCATTTATCAATGATGAAGGGCAATTGGAACATTTGTTTAAACTTTACGAAACAATGTAA
- a CDS encoding HU family DNA-binding protein, giving the protein MSIKYSVVMRKNPSKSSEPGKYYAHAQAYGEMDFDSLCEEVNGRCTVTRADVAAAVEAILESMKKALAEGRIVRLGNFGSFQIGVRSNGAAKEDEFVSSMIRGTRISFRPGKLLTNMQKTLAYTQVAKLPVKVTNGGNEVG; this is encoded by the coding sequence ATGAGTATAAAGTATTCAGTAGTTATGAGAAAGAACCCGTCTAAATCATCTGAACCGGGAAAGTATTACGCACATGCACAGGCGTATGGTGAAATGGATTTTGATTCGCTTTGCGAAGAGGTAAACGGACGATGTACCGTAACCCGTGCCGATGTGGCAGCAGCAGTGGAAGCAATTTTGGAATCGATGAAAAAAGCATTGGCCGAGGGTAGAATTGTTCGCCTAGGTAACTTCGGTAGCTTCCAGATTGGGGTGAGAAGTAACGGTGCCGCAAAAGAAGATGAGTTTGTATCTTCCATGATTCGCGGAACCAGAATCAGTTTCCGTCCCGGTAAGTTGCTCACCAATATGCAAAAAACGCTTGCATACACGCAGGTGGCCAAGCTTCCGGTGAAGGTTACCAATGGTGGTAACGAGGTGGGATAG
- a CDS encoding DUF4248 domain-containing protein produces the protein MIKTAEEFKIRAYTKVELACLYNPYMTIPGALRTLARWIAGNSQLTAELSVLEYNHRNRIYTPRQVKVIVDHLGEP, from the coding sequence ATGATAAAAACAGCAGAAGAATTTAAAATCCGGGCATATACCAAGGTAGAACTGGCTTGCCTTTACAATCCGTACATGACAATTCCCGGAGCCTTGCGCACACTTGCCCGGTGGATAGCCGGCAATAGTCAGCTAACAGCCGAGCTTTCCGTTTTGGAATACAATCATCGTAATAGGATTTATACGCCACGCCAGGTTAAAGTAATTGTAGATCATCTGGGTGAGCCTTAG
- a CDS encoding leucine-rich repeat protein: protein MRKIMLLLSLLLISSSLVYPKEKKLKINGVVYVLDLNTGLASVGENFKKNHKGTLEGDVALLSYINYKKKTFTVTTVGIGAFLFCKKLNSIRLSNTINELRHYALWGMDNLKLFSVDPNNQYYQSSDGVLFSKDMKSIVRFPPGRLDKSYTIPSSVDTIGELAFYGCHNLKNIVIPNSVKYIKYQAFYDCDFRTITLPNGLTNIEEEAFSFNSSLESIKLPPSVCKIEEMAFFACVNLTSVTYQNKNLIFTGVFKGCDKLTSNNLIYEVPTNSYIELAKEGKTEFQYKLAMCYKDGEGYSRNVKSAIEWFSKAAEKGHTLSQSALGNIYLNGLGIDINYQEAVKWYSLAAKGGDASAQYNLGNCYFNGLGVKQNYQSAFSYYNSAAIQGYDKAEEVMGSCYYFGTGVDKNYSEAVKWYRISANKGNAVAAYYLGLCYNEGNGITKNSSEALKWIEKAVNGGVEKANGLYCVLLYDVAVNNMNSGYYSSAISEFTSLIKYDKDNVDAYINRGYCYLNQQVKDYSSAESDFLKALELDKNNEVAKNNMRFVATYKKRIYDAVESSKIADQYYNNRDYVNAVSYYAKSISLDNSKPYPYYSIGYCYYSCELYNDAINYFNQALSIDPNYTDARKAVKSAKTMRILTALSQALNAVSNSLNSAYGNSINYGSSSNYASSTHYSSNTTPSSYTKQRTVCSYCHGTGHVSSTVATYGQTGEKWCDYCKEYVPLSHCCQCKTCPSCLGKGYR from the coding sequence ATGAGAAAAATTATGTTACTATTGAGTTTGCTACTTATAAGTAGTTCTCTTGTTTATCCCAAAGAAAAAAAACTAAAAATTAATGGGGTAGTTTATGTTCTTGATTTAAATACAGGTTTAGCAAGTGTAGGGGAAAATTTTAAAAAGAATCATAAAGGCACTTTGGAAGGAGATGTTGCTCTATTATCTTATATAAACTATAAAAAAAAGACTTTTACTGTAACCACTGTTGGAATTGGTGCTTTCTTATTTTGTAAAAAACTAAATTCAATAAGACTTTCAAATACAATTAATGAATTAAGGCATTATGCTTTATGGGGTATGGATAATTTAAAGCTGTTTAGTGTGGATCCTAATAACCAATATTATCAATCCAGTGATGGTGTTTTATTCTCTAAGGATATGAAGAGCATTGTGCGTTTTCCTCCGGGGCGTTTAGATAAATCTTATACCATACCTTCATCTGTTGATACTATTGGAGAATTGGCTTTTTATGGTTGCCATAATCTCAAGAATATTGTAATACCAAACAGCGTAAAATATATTAAATATCAAGCGTTCTATGATTGTGATTTTCGTACTATTACCCTTCCAAATGGTTTAACAAATATAGAAGAAGAAGCGTTTTCTTTTAATAGTTCATTAGAATCTATAAAGTTGCCACCAAGTGTTTGTAAAATTGAAGAAATGGCATTTTTTGCATGTGTGAATTTGACTTCTGTTACTTATCAGAATAAAAATTTAATTTTTACAGGGGTTTTTAAAGGTTGTGATAAATTAACTTCAAACAATTTAATTTATGAAGTACCTACTAATTCATATATTGAATTAGCCAAAGAAGGGAAGACTGAATTCCAATATAAATTAGCAATGTGCTATAAGGATGGAGAGGGTTATTCTAGAAATGTTAAATCAGCTATAGAATGGTTTAGTAAAGCTGCGGAAAAAGGACATACGCTGTCTCAATCAGCATTAGGTAATATTTACCTCAACGGCTTAGGCATTGATATAAATTACCAGGAAGCTGTAAAATGGTATTCATTAGCTGCTAAAGGTGGTGATGCCTCTGCTCAATATAATCTGGGAAATTGTTATTTTAATGGCCTTGGAGTTAAACAAAATTATCAGAGTGCATTTAGCTATTATAATTCTGCAGCAATTCAAGGATATGATAAAGCCGAAGAAGTAATGGGGTCTTGTTATTACTTTGGAACAGGAGTTGATAAAAATTATTCAGAAGCAGTAAAATGGTATCGGATTTCTGCAAATAAAGGAAATGCTGTGGCTGCGTATTATTTAGGGCTTTGTTATAATGAAGGTAATGGAATAACTAAAAATAGCAGTGAAGCTTTAAAGTGGATTGAAAAGGCTGTTAATGGTGGTGTGGAAAAAGCAAATGGATTATATTGTGTATTGCTTTATGATGTTGCTGTAAATAATATGAATTCCGGATATTATTCTTCTGCTATTTCTGAATTTACTTCGTTGATAAAGTATGATAAAGACAATGTTGATGCATATATAAATAGAGGATATTGTTACCTGAATCAACAAGTCAAAGATTACTCAAGTGCTGAAAGTGATTTTTTAAAAGCATTGGAGTTAGATAAAAATAATGAGGTAGCTAAGAATAATATGCGATTTGTAGCAACATACAAAAAAAGAATATATGACGCAGTAGAGTCATCGAAAATTGCTGATCAATATTATAATAACAGAGATTATGTCAATGCAGTTTCTTATTATGCTAAATCTATTTCTTTAGATAATTCTAAACCATATCCATATTATAGTATAGGCTATTGTTATTATAGTTGTGAACTTTATAATGATGCAATAAACTACTTTAACCAAGCTCTCTCTATTGATCCCAATTATACAGATGCTAGAAAAGCTGTTAAATCAGCCAAAACAATGAGAATCCTAACTGCGTTAAGTCAAGCATTAAATGCTGTTTCTAATTCACTAAATAGTGCATATGGTAACTCTATAAATTATGGTAGTTCATCGAATTATGCATCTTCTACTCATTATTCTTCAAATACAACTCCTTCAAGCTATACAAAACAAAGGACTGTATGTTCTTATTGTCATGGAACAGGGCATGTTTCTTCAACAGTTGCCACTTATGGTCAAACAGGAGAGAAGTGGTGTGATTATTGTAAAGAATATGTGCCGTTATCTCATTGCTGCCAATGTAAAACTTGTCCATCATGTTTGGGTAAAGGTTATAGATAA
- a CDS encoding PQQ-binding-like beta-propeller repeat protein, which produces MYNEDGTFRADFKLYDNDYVASEKQILGLGSILSTPCIANGMIYLGDSNGCFYALRVSVP; this is translated from the coding sequence GTGTACAATGAAGATGGAACATTTAGAGCTGACTTTAAACTATATGACAACGACTATGTTGCATCCGAGAAACAAATACTTGGATTGGGCTCCATTCTTTCTACTCCTTGCATAGCCAATGGAATGATTTACCTAGGCGATTCTAACGGGTGCTTCTATGCACTGCGGGTGTCTGTTCCATAG
- a CDS encoding DnaB-like helicase C-terminal domain-containing protein has protein sequence MLKDYFIRRELIKGLSKVLGTTVDMTIYTENVIANTQELLDNLGRDTAWNNTLRNMETLMESNIIPHYWRSGQTTPQEWTEAQNTARKLTTLPIMIDDSSSISIDSIRAQARFLKSRGKCYIIFIDYLQLSDMKNHGKENRNREQEVAIAARKAKLLAKEMNCPVVLLSQLNREAENRFAGRPQLSDLRESGAIEQDADIVLLLHRPALYKVATDKESGYPTEGLSILSIAKHRNGETGNVYFSCNKSMTKIADYVPPMEWLMKQAR, from the coding sequence ATGCTGAAAGATTACTTTATTCGCCGGGAACTGATAAAGGGATTGAGCAAGGTATTGGGCACGACTGTAGATATGACGATATATACGGAAAATGTGATTGCCAACACACAGGAGCTGCTTGACAACCTGGGAAGGGATACAGCATGGAATAACACGCTTCGCAATATGGAAACGCTGATGGAAAGTAACATTATTCCGCACTATTGGCGCAGCGGACAAACTACTCCGCAGGAGTGGACTGAGGCGCAGAACACGGCTCGCAAACTCACCACTCTGCCTATAATGATTGACGACAGCTCGTCCATTAGCATAGACTCCATTCGTGCACAGGCTCGCTTCCTTAAAAGCCGCGGAAAGTGCTATATAATCTTTATCGACTACCTGCAATTAAGTGATATGAAGAATCATGGCAAGGAGAACCGTAACCGTGAACAGGAAGTGGCCATTGCTGCCCGTAAGGCGAAATTGCTGGCCAAAGAGATGAATTGCCCTGTAGTGTTGCTCAGTCAGCTAAACAGAGAGGCGGAAAACAGGTTTGCCGGACGTCCGCAGTTGAGCGACTTGCGCGAGAGTGGTGCCATTGAACAGGATGCGGATATTGTGCTGCTGCTCCATCGCCCGGCTTTATACAAAGTTGCAACCGACAAGGAAAGTGGCTATCCTACCGAGGGGCTGAGCATTCTCAGTATTGCCAAGCACCGTAACGGGGAAACGGGCAATGTATATTTCTCGTGCAACAAGAGTATGACGAAGATTGCCGATTACGTGCCGCCTATGGAGTGGTTGATGAAGCAGGCAAGATAA
- a CDS encoding leucine-rich repeat domain-containing protein, which produces MKKCSTLKLLLAAISLFLSVSLQAQEMSPVTIRVETAGTLSTLIPAKDKYLITDLTLSGNLNGTDILYIREMAGGGLWKDSKTEGKLKNLDLANANIVSGGDAYYKYYYDYDEYDRDSIDNYGINTSETISDCISEYMFYNLSNLNSIILPQNITSIGDAAFADCTGLTSLEIPDKVTYIWWNAFAGCKGLKTIIIPNSVIYLGSSAFRNCASLTSITIPLGLKTLYSDIFEGCTGLKEFIVSENDTKFTTVEGVLFNKDKSEILAYPNAKSSTYIIPNSVDSIGEEAFAYCSNLASVTIPNSVKKIASGAFVYCTNLTSVTIPASVTAMEDENSFCGCTALKEFIVSDDNPNYKTIDGVLFSKDGTKIIAYPDVKSSEYTIPNGVEKISPYAFALCPTLTSVTIPTSVKIVGEFAFGLSQKLTLVNMGNGVTDIFEGAFWRCTALKSINVPNSVSIIYPMAFSDCKSLTSVFLGNSIKYIGDYAFLGCSALKDIHCKKTTPSEIIPFIEDNENPYAFGYVDKTSCKLYVPKGSYSAYKSAKWWNEFNIIIEEESTGISEEETNNVSVYTESGNIVIKNAEPGKIVSVYNTLGALIQTLKVADNELRINLPINLIYFIRIEDKRFKVAL; this is translated from the coding sequence ATGAAAAAATGTTCTACACTAAAATTATTACTTGCAGCAATTAGTTTATTTCTATCTGTAAGCTTGCAAGCACAGGAAATGTCGCCAGTTACCATCCGTGTTGAAACTGCCGGTACATTGTCTACTTTGATACCCGCAAAGGATAAGTATTTAATTACAGATTTAACCTTGTCTGGTAATTTAAACGGAACAGATATCCTTTACATTCGCGAGATGGCGGGAGGAGGTCTCTGGAAAGATAGTAAGACTGAAGGTAAGCTTAAAAATCTAGATTTGGCTAATGCTAATATAGTGTCTGGAGGAGATGCTTATTACAAATATTATTATGATTATGATGAATACGATAGAGATAGTATTGATAATTACGGGATTAATACTAGTGAAACAATTTCTGATTGTATTTCGGAATATATGTTTTACAATTTAAGTAACTTGAATTCCATAATTCTACCTCAAAATATTACTAGCATTGGTGATGCTGCTTTTGCAGATTGTACTGGTTTAACTTCTCTCGAAATTCCAGATAAGGTTACTTATATTTGGTGGAATGCTTTTGCGGGTTGTAAAGGACTTAAAACGATTATAATTCCAAATTCTGTTATATATTTGGGCTCTAGTGCATTTCGTAATTGTGCAAGCTTAACATCTATTACAATACCATTAGGCTTGAAAACCCTTTATTCTGATATTTTTGAAGGATGTACTGGACTAAAAGAATTTATTGTTTCGGAAAATGATACGAAATTTACAACAGTTGAAGGGGTTTTGTTTAATAAAGATAAGTCAGAAATATTAGCTTATCCAAATGCGAAATCTTCAACTTATATAATTCCTAATAGCGTTGATAGCATTGGTGAAGAAGCTTTTGCGTATTGTTCAAACTTAGCTTCTGTTACTATTCCAAATAGCGTAAAGAAAATAGCTAGTGGAGCTTTTGTGTATTGCACAAACTTAACTTCTGTTACTATTCCTGCTAGCGTTACAGCTATGGAGGATGAAAATTCTTTTTGTGGTTGTACAGCCTTAAAGGAATTTATTGTCTCAGATGATAATCCTAATTATAAAACTATTGATGGTGTTTTATTTAGCAAAGATGGGACTAAGATTATTGCGTATCCGGATGTAAAGTCATCAGAATATACAATACCAAATGGCGTAGAAAAAATTAGTCCTTATGCCTTTGCTTTATGTCCAACTTTAACATCTGTAACTATTCCTACGAGTGTGAAAATTGTTGGTGAATTTGCTTTCGGCTTATCGCAGAAGCTTACTTTAGTAAATATGGGTAACGGTGTTACTGATATTTTTGAAGGTGCTTTCTGGCGTTGTACTGCACTAAAATCTATAAATGTACCTAATAGCGTATCTATTATTTATCCCATGGCTTTTTCGGATTGCAAATCATTGACTTCAGTTTTTTTAGGGAATAGTATTAAATATATTGGTGATTATGCTTTTTTGGGATGCTCAGCATTAAAAGATATACATTGCAAGAAAACAACTCCGTCTGAAATAATTCCTTTTATTGAAGATAATGAAAATCCATATGCTTTTGGATATGTTGATAAAACCTCATGCAAACTTTATGTTCCTAAAGGTTCATATTCTGCTTATAAGAGTGCTAAATGGTGGAATGAGTTTAATATTATCATTGAAGAAGAGTCTACCGGTATTTCAGAGGAAGAAACAAATAATGTATCAGTATATACTGAATCGGGGAATATAGTTATAAAGAATGCAGAACCGGGAAAGATAGTTTCAGTTTATAACACACTGGGTGCTTTGATTCAAACGCTCAAGGTTGCTGATAATGAATTGAGAATAAATCTTCCAATCAACCTGATTTATTTTATTAGAATAGAAGATAAACGGTTTAAGGTTGCTTTGTAA
- a CDS encoding N-acetylmuramoyl-L-alanine amidase, whose translation MREINLIVIHCSATRVDRDITAQDINSAHKVRGFSSWGYHYYIRKNGKVEPMRSHDEVGAHARGYNAKSLGICYEGGLDTNGKPADTRTLSQQIALHSLVSKLLKEFPGCKVVGHRDLSPDKNYNGIIDPSERVKECPCFNTADEVWE comes from the coding sequence ATGAGAGAAATAAATTTAATTGTAATTCATTGCTCGGCAACGAGAGTGGATAGAGATATAACCGCACAAGACATTAATTCAGCACACAAGGTAAGAGGATTTAGTTCGTGGGGTTACCACTACTACATCCGTAAAAACGGCAAAGTGGAACCAATGCGGAGTCACGATGAAGTTGGAGCGCATGCAAGAGGATACAATGCAAAGTCTCTGGGCATCTGCTACGAAGGCGGACTGGACACCAACGGCAAACCGGCAGATACGCGCACACTGTCTCAGCAAATTGCACTGCACTCCCTCGTCAGCAAGCTACTCAAAGAGTTCCCCGGCTGCAAGGTAGTAGGTCATCGGGATTTGAGTCCGGATAAGAATTATAACGGCATTATTGATCCATCTGAGCGTGTGAAAGAATGTCCCTGTTTTAACACAGCCGATGAGGTTTGGGAATAA